A stretch of Halostagnicola kamekurae DNA encodes these proteins:
- a CDS encoding RNA-guided endonuclease InsQ/TnpB family protein: MKRVNTFEVVPQTENDTECLLRLLDASASLWNELTYERRQNYFGDGDVWDTSEYRGQYNGVVGSATVQQVTRKNSEAWRSFFALKEKGEYPNPPSYWGNEEDGRELRTYIRCNQYTIQWGKPSRLEIPVGQELKDEYGLGYHERLRLEVRGNPKWDGEQGRLELEYDEVSDTFRAFQPVTVPDSRLDSPLASEEAALDVGADNLIACSTTTGNQYLYDGRELFGRFRETTDEIARLQSKLREGSYSSKRIRRLYRQRTKRRDHAQNALVRDLVERLYDEGVATVYVGDLTDVLETHWSVRVNEKTHNFWAFKKFIHRLACVCEEYGISLEAESEAWTSQTCPKCDDHRKTVRHGDTLTCPCGFEGHADLTASETFLRENSDCEVRPMARPVRFEWDDHNWSGTPHPHESPKEVRTNPQVAPVGR, encoded by the coding sequence ATGAAGCGCGTCAACACCTTCGAGGTCGTTCCACAGACCGAGAACGACACAGAGTGCCTCTTACGGCTACTCGACGCCTCCGCATCCCTGTGGAACGAACTGACCTACGAACGCCGTCAGAACTACTTCGGTGACGGCGACGTGTGGGACACGTCCGAATACCGTGGACAGTACAACGGTGTCGTCGGAAGCGCGACTGTTCAACAGGTCACGCGCAAGAACAGTGAAGCGTGGCGGTCGTTCTTCGCCCTCAAGGAGAAAGGCGAGTACCCCAACCCACCGTCGTACTGGGGCAACGAGGAGGACGGACGAGAACTCCGTACCTACATCCGATGCAACCAGTACACGATTCAGTGGGGAAAGCCTAGCCGTCTCGAGATCCCTGTCGGGCAAGAACTGAAAGACGAATACGGACTCGGCTACCACGAACGGCTCCGCCTCGAAGTCCGAGGCAACCCGAAGTGGGACGGCGAACAGGGTCGTTTGGAACTTGAGTACGACGAGGTGAGCGACACGTTCAGGGCTTTCCAACCAGTCACCGTCCCTGATTCTCGACTGGATTCACCACTGGCTTCGGAAGAAGCCGCCCTCGACGTTGGCGCGGACAATCTCATCGCCTGTTCCACGACCACTGGGAACCAGTACCTCTACGACGGTCGGGAGTTGTTCGGACGGTTCCGTGAGACGACCGATGAAATCGCCCGCCTACAGTCGAAGCTCCGGGAGGGAAGCTACTCCTCGAAACGGATTCGACGGCTGTACCGACAGCGGACGAAACGTCGTGACCATGCACAGAATGCGCTGGTGCGCGACCTCGTTGAACGGTTGTACGACGAGGGCGTGGCGACAGTATACGTGGGCGATTTGACCGACGTGCTGGAAACGCACTGGTCGGTCAGAGTGAACGAGAAGACACACAACTTCTGGGCGTTCAAGAAGTTCATCCACCGTCTCGCGTGCGTTTGTGAGGAGTACGGCATCTCTCTCGAAGCTGAGTCGGAAGCGTGGACTTCTCAGACGTGTCCCAAGTGTGACGACCACAGGAAGACGGTTCGCCACGGGGATACGCTGACGTGTCCGTGCGGTTTCGAGGGACACGCCGACCTCACGGCGTCAGAGACGTTCCTTCGAGAAAACAGCGATTGCGAAGTCAGGCCGATGGCACGGCCCGTGCGATTCGAGTGGGACGACCACAACTGGTCGGGGACGCCACACCCTCACGAAAGTCCCAAAGAAGTGCGCACGAACCCGCAAGTTGCCCCCGTGGGTCGGTAG
- a CDS encoding LabA-like NYN domain-containing protein, protein MTDIHPGQRVAVLVDAQNLYHTAQSMHSRNIDYSSLLEKAVQDRQLTRAIAYVIRADSPEEESFFDALVDIGFETKIKDIKRFSDGTKKADWDVGMSLDAVTLANHIDTLVLCTGDGDFSRLCSHLRHEGVRVEVMAFESSTSEDLIDAADTFLDLGERHETFLL, encoded by the coding sequence GTGACAGATATTCATCCGGGTCAGCGCGTCGCCGTCCTCGTCGACGCCCAGAACCTCTATCATACGGCCCAGAGCATGCACAGCCGTAACATCGACTACTCGTCGCTGCTCGAGAAGGCGGTCCAAGACAGACAGCTGACGCGCGCCATCGCCTACGTGATCCGCGCGGATTCGCCGGAAGAGGAGTCGTTTTTCGACGCGCTCGTCGACATCGGCTTCGAGACGAAGATCAAGGACATCAAGCGCTTTTCCGACGGTACGAAAAAAGCCGACTGGGACGTCGGAATGAGCCTCGACGCGGTGACGCTCGCGAACCACATCGACACGCTCGTCCTCTGTACCGGCGACGGTGACTTCTCCCGGCTCTGTTCGCACCTCCGGCACGAGGGCGTCCGCGTGGAAGTGATGGCGTTCGAATCCTCGACGTCAGAAGACCTCATCGACGCGGCAGATACGTTCCTCGACCTCGGCGAACGCCACGAAACGTTCCTGCTTTGA
- a CDS encoding M48 family metallopeptidase: MTDFGLQVRMAVVGSILFAFYTVAAVFASLFFSIPLLVVLPLGIIVLPAIQYKLGKWSALRGAEEMPEEGQYQQVHQMTESLSRDMGIDKPKLMVMNMGVPNAFAVGRKGAGVVCVSTELMQLLERDELEGVIAHELAHIKNRDVITMVVGQSIGSMVGWVAAIAYMSGGERNPGSFFVAMIISNIANMLVMIFVLAISRYREYVADDDARQAIGSGDPLARALEKISNGAQGRESELDDSMSALCILNADRSILQKIFSTHPPTEKRIQKLRS, encoded by the coding sequence ATGACAGACTTCGGACTGCAAGTACGGATGGCGGTCGTGGGAAGCATCCTGTTTGCTTTTTACACCGTCGCAGCGGTTTTCGCTAGCCTATTTTTCTCCATTCCGCTACTGGTCGTTCTCCCGCTTGGTATTATCGTCCTCCCGGCGATCCAGTACAAACTCGGGAAGTGGTCGGCGCTCAGGGGCGCAGAAGAGATGCCCGAAGAGGGGCAGTATCAGCAAGTCCATCAGATGACCGAGTCGCTCTCGCGCGATATGGGGATCGACAAACCCAAACTGATGGTCATGAATATGGGCGTTCCCAACGCGTTCGCCGTCGGCCGAAAGGGTGCCGGCGTCGTCTGCGTTTCGACCGAACTGATGCAGCTCCTCGAGCGCGACGAACTCGAGGGCGTCATCGCTCACGAACTCGCACACATCAAAAACCGAGACGTGATCACGATGGTCGTCGGTCAGTCGATCGGTTCGATGGTCGGCTGGGTCGCGGCGATCGCGTACATGTCCGGCGGCGAGCGAAACCCGGGGAGCTTCTTCGTCGCGATGATCATCTCGAACATCGCGAACATGCTCGTCATGATCTTCGTGCTCGCTATCTCGCGATATCGCGAGTACGTCGCCGACGACGACGCGCGACAGGCGATCGGCAGCGGCGATCCGCTCGCGCGGGCGCTCGAGAAGATATCTAACGGCGCACAGGGGCGAGAGTCGGAACTGGACGACAGCATGAGCGCGCTCTGTATCCTCAACGCCGACAGGAGCATTTTGCAAAAAATCTTCTCAACCCACCCGCCGACGGAAAAGCGCATCCAGAAGCTCCGAAGCTAA
- the dapA gene encoding 4-hydroxy-tetrahydrodipicolinate synthase translates to MTDDIDFTGVFPAMCTPFDEDERIDFETLQTDAQRLERAGVDGLVPVGSTGESATLTHEEHVQVVEAVIDAVSDVPVIAGSGSNNTREALELSERAADAGADGLLLISPYYNKPEQRGLIEHYRTIADAVDVPQIVYNVPSRTGRSIEPDTAVELASHENIAGYKAASGDLGLIGEIAERTTGEDFAVLSGDDALTLPMLSVGATGAISVTANVEPERTCAMVGAALDGDYARARELHHELGPLFRELFVETNPIPVKEAMQIRGYGPARMRPPLSRLAEEYRDDLEAVLADLEDGSAAVANAGPEGDR, encoded by the coding sequence ATGACGGACGATATCGACTTCACGGGCGTCTTCCCGGCGATGTGTACGCCCTTCGACGAGGACGAGCGAATCGACTTCGAAACCTTACAGACCGACGCACAGCGACTCGAGCGCGCGGGCGTCGACGGGCTCGTCCCCGTCGGCTCGACCGGCGAATCCGCGACGCTGACCCACGAAGAACACGTTCAGGTCGTCGAGGCGGTCATCGACGCCGTCTCCGACGTGCCGGTCATCGCGGGCAGCGGTTCGAACAACACCCGCGAGGCGCTCGAGCTCTCCGAACGAGCCGCCGACGCGGGCGCTGACGGCCTACTCCTGATCTCGCCGTACTACAACAAGCCCGAGCAGCGCGGCCTGATCGAGCACTATCGAACGATCGCGGACGCCGTCGACGTGCCACAGATAGTCTACAACGTGCCCTCGCGAACGGGCCGATCCATCGAGCCCGACACGGCTGTCGAACTCGCGAGCCACGAGAACATCGCGGGCTACAAGGCCGCCAGCGGCGACCTCGGCCTGATCGGCGAGATCGCCGAGCGGACGACCGGCGAGGACTTCGCCGTCCTCTCGGGCGACGATGCACTCACGCTGCCGATGCTCTCGGTCGGCGCGACGGGCGCGATCAGCGTCACCGCCAACGTCGAACCCGAGCGAACCTGCGCGATGGTCGGTGCCGCGCTCGACGGCGACTACGCGCGCGCTCGAGAACTCCACCACGAACTCGGGCCGCTGTTTCGGGAACTGTTCGTCGAGACCAACCCGATCCCGGTCAAGGAGGCCATGCAGATCCGCGGCTACGGCCCGGCCCGCATGCGCCCGCCACTGTCCCGACTGGCCGAGGAATATCGTGACGACCTCGAGGCGGTCCTCGCCGATCTCGAGGACGGCTCCGCCGCGGTCGCCAACGCCGGACCGGAGGGTGATCGATGA
- the dapB gene encoding 4-hydroxy-tetrahydrodipicolinate reductase, which yields MTVRVGVTGATGRMGAEVIAAVADRDDVEVAFAVNRDPDGEDVSGVSVESADAFEELLAEREPAAVIDFTGPESALEYARACADAGVAFVTGTTGFEDDELEALEEVGETIPLLRAPNFARGVQALVNVVGDAVQDLAGYDVELVETHHNAKRDAPSGTANRLLSEIEANGDFSGRKHGREGFDPREEDEIGVHVLRAGDVTGEHEIVIADNHEEVRLTHRAEDRGVFAAGAVDSAVWLSGRDPGSYDFADVLAD from the coding sequence ATGACGGTGCGGGTCGGCGTCACCGGAGCCACCGGCCGAATGGGCGCGGAAGTGATCGCCGCGGTCGCCGACCGCGACGACGTCGAGGTCGCCTTCGCGGTCAACCGCGATCCGGACGGCGAGGACGTAAGCGGCGTTTCCGTCGAGTCCGCCGACGCGTTCGAGGAGCTCCTCGCCGAGCGCGAACCGGCGGCCGTGATCGACTTCACCGGGCCCGAATCCGCGCTCGAGTACGCGCGAGCCTGCGCAGACGCGGGCGTCGCGTTCGTCACTGGAACGACGGGGTTCGAGGACGACGAACTCGAGGCGCTCGAGGAAGTCGGCGAGACGATTCCGCTCTTGCGCGCGCCGAACTTCGCCCGCGGCGTGCAGGCGCTCGTGAACGTCGTCGGCGACGCAGTGCAGGATCTGGCGGGCTACGACGTGGAACTGGTCGAAACCCACCACAACGCGAAACGCGACGCTCCGAGCGGGACCGCGAATCGACTGCTCTCCGAGATCGAGGCCAACGGGGACTTTTCGGGGCGCAAACACGGCCGCGAGGGATTCGACCCGCGCGAGGAGGATGAGATCGGCGTCCACGTCCTTCGGGCGGGCGACGTGACCGGCGAGCACGAGATCGTCATCGCGGACAACCACGAGGAGGTTCGGCTGACCCACAGAGCCGAGGACCGGGGCGTTTTCGCCGCCGGCGCGGTCGATTCGGCGGTGTGGCTCTCCGGGCGCGACCCCGGAAGCTACGACTTCGCGGACGTGCTGGCCGACTGA
- a CDS encoding 2,3,4,5-tetrahydropyridine-2,6-dicarboxylate N-succinyltransferase, translating into MSALETEIDELWERKQRGEVDAQSAGEDERSTLEAFLSALEEGEIRAAEKRGDEWEANEWVKQGILLNFGLRENAAFEYGGVEHYDVLPLRETEDLGERGTRNTPDGTTIRRGAYLGEDCIMMSPSFVNIGAHVGDGALVDSCDTVGSCAQIGENVKLGANTLIGGVLEPVESAPVIVEDGVSLGAGCRVTSGFVVGENSVVGENTLLTPRIPVYDLVEEEVLYGELPAERRAFTRFVESSVSDHDLFEGGAYKPAVVATDLETETLEATEREDALRE; encoded by the coding sequence ATGAGTGCGCTCGAGACCGAGATCGACGAACTGTGGGAGCGAAAGCAACGCGGCGAGGTCGACGCGCAGTCGGCCGGCGAGGACGAACGTTCGACGCTCGAGGCCTTTCTCTCGGCGCTCGAAGAGGGGGAGATCCGCGCCGCCGAAAAGCGCGGCGACGAGTGGGAGGCCAACGAGTGGGTTAAACAGGGAATTCTACTGAACTTCGGCCTGCGCGAGAACGCAGCCTTCGAGTACGGCGGCGTCGAGCACTACGACGTCCTCCCGCTGCGCGAGACCGAGGACCTGGGCGAGCGTGGCACCCGCAACACGCCCGACGGGACGACCATCCGCCGCGGTGCCTACCTCGGCGAGGACTGCATCATGATGAGCCCGAGTTTCGTCAACATCGGGGCCCACGTCGGCGACGGCGCGCTCGTCGACTCCTGTGACACCGTCGGCTCGTGCGCCCAGATCGGCGAGAACGTCAAACTCGGCGCGAACACCCTCATCGGCGGCGTGCTCGAGCCCGTCGAGAGCGCGCCGGTCATCGTCGAGGACGGCGTCTCGCTCGGTGCCGGCTGTCGCGTCACGAGCGGATTCGTCGTCGGCGAAAACAGCGTCGTCGGCGAGAACACGCTCCTGACGCCACGAATCCCCGTCTACGACCTCGTCGAGGAGGAAGTCCTGTACGGCGAACTGCCCGCCGAGCGACGCGCGTTCACGCGGTTCGTCGAATCCTCGGTCAGCGACCACGACCTCTTCGAGGGCGGCGCGTACAAACCCGCCGTCGTCGCGACCGATCTCGAGACTGAGACGCTCGAGGCGACCGAGCGCGAGGACGCGCTGCGAGAATAG
- a CDS encoding MarR family transcriptional regulator has product MSIDIEDFEERTSAELEEPSNAERVLRFLYENRDKAWKASTVAERANVNENSISAVLNRLKEQDLVRHKGSYWAITDDTERLRRAHQFHRTVQRFDELYGEEDREEWVEASERSNE; this is encoded by the coding sequence ATGTCGATCGATATCGAGGATTTCGAAGAACGCACCTCCGCGGAACTCGAGGAGCCGAGCAACGCCGAACGAGTGCTTCGATTTCTCTACGAGAACAGAGACAAGGCGTGGAAGGCATCGACGGTCGCCGAACGAGCGAATGTCAACGAAAACTCGATCTCGGCGGTCCTCAATCGACTGAAGGAACAGGATCTCGTCCGACACAAGGGCTCGTACTGGGCGATTACGGACGACACGGAACGCCTTCGTCGCGCCCACCAGTTCCACCGGACGGTCCAGCGATTCGACGAACTCTACGGCGAAGAGGATCGCGAGGAGTGGGTCGAAGCGAGTGAGCGATCGAACGAATGA
- the lysA gene encoding diaminopimelate decarboxylase: protein MSDFADSPAVRRLDDWDRERLESLAAEYDTPLYVMDLDRVKENYARFSTAFPDAHVMYAAKAHTGKAVLEAVLEVGGTIECAAWGELQRSIDAGADPNELQYTAVNPPDHDLDYATDLAADNPGLTITIGAMDTLERLAERGYDGRIAIRINPGIGTGHHEKVATGADAKFGIPYERVPEVADRVREDFDLVGLHAHAGSGVLTDGLEDHCRAISRIGEMARRVGDEDLEFVDVGGGYGVPYREDDEPLDLEKTSNMVREAVGDLDARLKLEPGRYVVADAGLILSEVNTIKEAPDTTVVGIDASLATLIRPAMFGSYHPMLNVSAPEREAHEVTVGGPVCTSADVFAHDRPIARPERGDVVAIGNAGSYGYELASQFHSQPRPAEVALEDGDARVVRRRETLADVTRVERESGQ, encoded by the coding sequence ATGAGTGATTTCGCGGACTCGCCGGCCGTTCGCCGGCTCGACGACTGGGACCGCGAGCGACTCGAGTCGCTCGCCGCCGAGTACGACACACCGCTTTACGTGATGGATCTCGATCGCGTGAAGGAGAACTACGCCCGGTTTTCGACCGCGTTTCCGGACGCCCACGTGATGTACGCGGCGAAAGCACACACCGGGAAGGCGGTGCTCGAGGCGGTTCTCGAGGTCGGCGGGACCATCGAGTGTGCGGCCTGGGGCGAGCTCCAGCGATCGATCGACGCCGGTGCGGACCCGAACGAACTGCAGTACACCGCCGTCAACCCGCCGGATCACGACCTCGACTACGCGACCGACCTCGCCGCGGATAATCCGGGGCTGACGATCACCATCGGCGCGATGGACACGCTCGAGCGCCTCGCAGAGCGCGGCTACGACGGGCGAATCGCCATTCGGATCAATCCCGGCATCGGAACGGGCCACCACGAGAAGGTCGCGACCGGCGCGGACGCGAAGTTCGGCATCCCCTACGAGCGCGTCCCGGAAGTCGCCGATCGCGTGCGCGAGGACTTCGACCTCGTCGGCCTCCACGCCCACGCCGGCAGCGGCGTCCTGACCGACGGCCTCGAGGACCACTGTCGCGCCATTTCCCGCATCGGCGAGATGGCTCGCCGAGTAGGCGACGAGGACCTCGAGTTCGTCGACGTCGGGGGCGGCTACGGCGTTCCCTACCGCGAGGACGACGAGCCGCTGGATCTCGAGAAGACCTCGAACATGGTCCGCGAGGCGGTCGGCGACCTCGACGCCCGGCTCAAGCTCGAACCGGGCCGCTACGTCGTCGCCGACGCGGGCCTGATCCTCTCGGAAGTGAACACGATCAAGGAAGCGCCGGACACGACCGTGGTCGGCATCGACGCTAGTCTCGCAACCCTGATTCGGCCCGCGATGTTCGGCTCCTACCATCCTATGCTGAACGTCAGCGCGCCCGAACGCGAGGCCCACGAGGTTACCGTCGGCGGGCCGGTCTGTACCAGCGCGGACGTCTTCGCCCACGACCGACCCATCGCCCGCCCCGAGCGCGGCGACGTCGTCGCGATCGGCAACGCGGGGTCATACGGTTACGAACTCGCCAGCCAGTTCCACTCTCAGCCACGGCCGGCGGAAGTGGCACTCGAGGACGGCGACGCGCGTGTCGTCCGCCGCCGGGAAACGCTCGCGGACGTAACGCGCGTCGAGCGCGAGTCGGGACAGTAA
- a CDS encoding M20 family metallopeptidase, whose protein sequence is MGFDIAQFHADAVRTPSHEDVSEMRDLLRETLRDAGPEPTVDEYGNVLASRGAGAQGAADGTDASGPHIVLNTHIDTVAPHVPYERDGDIVCGRGACDAKGPLAALLAAFLGVEPTAGTLTLAITTDEETLMTGGAGLRETLPPSVDGFIVGEPTDLDVCIAARGQFEGTVTLEGESGHAAKVPADRNAIFGLETVFEALRSYDDEAGPGADATLGEPKLTATMLEAGEAPNRVPDRCRLTFDRRSVPPETSESFRTDLEAFLDDRVPDALEVSVDLVRPDTPFPKAFVTDEDDALVGSLREASGGDVRPFGAATEAGFFAADAPTVVFGPGVLEDEEGGVAHAEREYVRLTDIERAAAAVRETLEQFVG, encoded by the coding sequence ATGGGCTTCGATATCGCGCAGTTCCACGCCGACGCGGTCCGGACGCCCTCCCACGAGGACGTTTCGGAGATGCGGGACTTGCTCCGTGAGACGCTTCGCGACGCCGGGCCCGAGCCGACGGTGGACGAGTATGGAAACGTCCTCGCCAGCCGAGGCGCCGGCGCACAGGGAGCGGCCGACGGAACGGACGCCTCCGGTCCGCACATCGTCTTGAACACGCACATCGACACCGTCGCCCCCCACGTTCCCTACGAACGCGACGGCGACATCGTCTGCGGGCGCGGAGCCTGTGACGCGAAGGGACCGCTCGCCGCCCTGCTGGCGGCGTTCCTCGGGGTCGAACCGACCGCCGGGACGCTCACGCTCGCGATCACCACCGACGAAGAGACGTTGATGACCGGCGGGGCGGGGCTACGGGAAACGTTACCCCCATCCGTGGACGGCTTCATCGTCGGCGAACCGACGGACCTCGACGTGTGTATCGCCGCCCGCGGCCAGTTCGAAGGGACGGTCACCCTCGAGGGCGAGAGCGGCCACGCGGCGAAGGTTCCCGCCGACCGAAACGCGATATTCGGCCTCGAGACCGTCTTCGAGGCGCTTCGAAGCTACGACGACGAGGCCGGACCGGGCGCGGACGCCACGCTCGGGGAGCCGAAACTGACGGCGACCATGCTCGAGGCCGGCGAGGCACCGAATCGCGTTCCGGACCGGTGCCGACTCACGTTCGACCGGCGGAGCGTCCCGCCGGAGACGAGCGAATCGTTCCGTACGGATCTCGAGGCGTTTCTCGACGACCGCGTTCCGGACGCGCTCGAGGTCTCCGTCGATCTCGTCCGGCCCGATACGCCGTTCCCGAAGGCGTTCGTCACGGACGAGGACGACGCACTCGTTGGGAGCCTCCGTGAGGCGAGCGGCGGCGACGTACGGCCGTTCGGCGCGGCGACCGAAGCCGGGTTCTTCGCCGCCGACGCGCCGACGGTCGTCTTCGGCCCGGGCGTCCTCGAGGACGAGGAAGGTGGCGTCGCCCACGCCGAACGAGAGTACGTTCGGCTGACCGACATCGAGCGAGCGGCGGCGGCGGTCCGCGAGACGCTCGAGCAGTTCGTCGGCTGA
- a CDS encoding DUF7860 family protein translates to MGRYGKLDYPHLTKAGFLLGLGLLIIGVGGEFVGQTYFGGLPAWEDTLLYALSIVGLLVGFFSPFVFGIFLPLTE, encoded by the coding sequence ATGGGACGGTACGGAAAACTCGATTATCCCCACCTGACGAAAGCCGGGTTCCTTCTCGGCCTTGGATTGCTCATTATCGGTGTCGGCGGCGAGTTCGTCGGTCAGACGTACTTCGGCGGTCTCCCCGCCTGGGAGGATACGCTGCTGTATGCCCTCTCGATCGTCGGCCTCCTCGTCGGCTTCTTCTCGCCGTTCGTGTTCGGTATCTTCCTCCCGCTCACTGAGTAG